A genome region from Neofelis nebulosa isolate mNeoNeb1 chromosome 14, mNeoNeb1.pri, whole genome shotgun sequence includes the following:
- the LOC131494734 gene encoding lymphocyte antigen 6E-like isoform X3 gives MKVFLPVLLAALLGVEQAHSLVCFSCTNQNSNFYCLKPTICSDSDNYCVTVSASAGIALSSRLGNLVDFGHTLNKGCSPICPSPSINLGVASVGTYCCQNFLCNISTAGGGLRASAAVLGLGLLLSLLSALQRLGP, from the exons ATGAAGGTCTTCCTGCCCGTGCTGCTGGCTGCCCTTCTGGGTGTGGAGCAAG CTCACTCCCTGGTGTGCTTCTCTTGCACGAATCAGAACAGTAATTTCTACTGCCTAAAACCAACCATCTGCTCGGACTCGGACAACTACTGCGTGACCGTATCTGCCTCCGCTGGCATTG CCTTGTCTTCCCGCCTAGGGAACCTGGTGGACTTCGGCCATACCCTGAACAAGGGCTGCTCCCCgatctgccccagccccagcatcAACCTCGGCGTGGCGTCTGTGGGCACCTATTGCTGCCAGAATTTCCTGTGCAACATCAGCACGGCCGGCGGGGGGCTGAGGGCCAGTGCCGCCGTGTTGGGCCTCGGGCTCCTGCTCAGTCTGCTGTCCGCCCTGCAGCGGCTTGGGCCCTGA
- the LOC131494734 gene encoding lymphocyte antigen 6E-like isoform X2: protein MESTPRPQHRSGWRQGHFLCLCETPDGTPVFSSMKVFLPVLLAALLGVEQAHSLVCFSCTNQNSNFYCLKPTICSDSDNYCVTVSASAGIGNLVDFGHTLNKGCSPICPSPSINLGVASVGTYCCQNFLCNISTAGGGLRASAAVLGLGLLLSLLSALQRLGP from the exons ATGGAAAGCACCCCGCGCCCTCAGCACAGAAGCGGCTGGAG GCAGGGCCACTTTCTTTGCCTCTGTGAGACCCCAGACGGGACACCTGTCTTCTCCAGTATGAAGGTCTTCCTGCCCGTGCTGCTGGCTGCCCTTCTGGGTGTGGAGCAAG CTCACTCCCTGGTGTGCTTCTCTTGCACGAATCAGAACAGTAATTTCTACTGCCTAAAACCAACCATCTGCTCGGACTCGGACAACTACTGCGTGACCGTATCTGCCTCCGCTGGCATTG GGAACCTGGTGGACTTCGGCCATACCCTGAACAAGGGCTGCTCCCCgatctgccccagccccagcatcAACCTCGGCGTGGCGTCTGTGGGCACCTATTGCTGCCAGAATTTCCTGTGCAACATCAGCACGGCCGGCGGGGGGCTGAGGGCCAGTGCCGCCGTGTTGGGCCTCGGGCTCCTGCTCAGTCTGCTGTCCGCCCTGCAGCGGCTTGGGCCCTGA
- the LOC131494734 gene encoding lymphocyte antigen 6E-like isoform X1, producing MESTPRPQHRSGWRQGHFLCLCETPDGTPVFSSMKVFLPVLLAALLGVEQAHSLVCFSCTNQNSNFYCLKPTICSDSDNYCVTVSASAGIALSSRLGNLVDFGHTLNKGCSPICPSPSINLGVASVGTYCCQNFLCNISTAGGGLRASAAVLGLGLLLSLLSALQRLGP from the exons ATGGAAAGCACCCCGCGCCCTCAGCACAGAAGCGGCTGGAG GCAGGGCCACTTTCTTTGCCTCTGTGAGACCCCAGACGGGACACCTGTCTTCTCCAGTATGAAGGTCTTCCTGCCCGTGCTGCTGGCTGCCCTTCTGGGTGTGGAGCAAG CTCACTCCCTGGTGTGCTTCTCTTGCACGAATCAGAACAGTAATTTCTACTGCCTAAAACCAACCATCTGCTCGGACTCGGACAACTACTGCGTGACCGTATCTGCCTCCGCTGGCATTG CCTTGTCTTCCCGCCTAGGGAACCTGGTGGACTTCGGCCATACCCTGAACAAGGGCTGCTCCCCgatctgccccagccccagcatcAACCTCGGCGTGGCGTCTGTGGGCACCTATTGCTGCCAGAATTTCCTGTGCAACATCAGCACGGCCGGCGGGGGGCTGAGGGCCAGTGCCGCCGTGTTGGGCCTCGGGCTCCTGCTCAGTCTGCTGTCCGCCCTGCAGCGGCTTGGGCCCTGA